A DNA window from Setaria viridis chromosome 2, Setaria_viridis_v4.0, whole genome shotgun sequence contains the following coding sequences:
- the LOC117845445 gene encoding low molecular mass early light-inducible protein HV90, chloroplastic has translation MATTVMASAASSLAFTAAGERAGRFPARLPAASLAPRRRAPLVVRAAQNEDAETSSAAATPKPAEAKPASIWDTLAFSGPAPERINGRLAMVGFVSALAVEAARGDGLLAQVGNGAGLTWFAYTAVVLSAASLAPLLQGESVEGRSGGFMTADAELWNGRLAMLGLVALAATEYLTGTPFVHV, from the coding sequence ATGGCAACCACTGTGATGGCCTCTGCCGCGAGCTCCCtcgccttcaccgccgccggcgagcgcgccggCCGTTTCCCTGCCCGGCTCCCGGCGGCCAGCCTCGCGCCACGCCGGCGCGCGCCGCTCGTCGTCAGGGCCGCCCAGAACGAGGATGCCGAGACAAGCAGCGCAGCCGCTACGCCCAAGCCCGCGGAGGCGAAGCCGGCGAGCATCTGGGACACGCTTGCGTTCAgcgggccggcgccggagcggaTCAACGGGCGGCTGGCGATGGTGGGCTTCGTGTCGGCGCTCGCCGTCGAGGCGGCCCGTGGGGACGGCCTCCTCGCGCAGGTCGGCAACGGCGCCGGACTCACGTGGTTTGCGTACACCGCCGTCGTGCTGTCCGCGGCGTCGCTGGCGCCCCTGCTCCAGGGGGAGAGCGTcgaggggaggagcggcggcttcaTGACCGCCGACGCCGAACTCTGGAACGGACGCCTGGCTATGCTGGGGCTCGTCGCGCTCGCGGCCACCGAGTACCTCACCGGCACGCCCTTCGTCCACGTGTAG
- the LOC117845372 gene encoding low molecular mass early light-inducible protein HV60, chloroplastic, producing MATTVMASATSSLAFAAAGGFPARLPAASLAPRRRAPLIVRAAQNEDAETSSAAAKPKPAARSPGLWDALAFSGPAPERINGRLAMVGFVSALAVEAARGDGLLAQAGNSAGLTWFAYTAIVLSAASLAPLLQGESVEGRSGGFMTADAELWNGRLAMLGLVALAATEYLTGSPFVHV from the coding sequence ATGGCAACCACGGTGATGGCCTCCGCCACGAGCTccctcgccttcgccgccgccggcggcttccCTGCCCGGCTCCCAGCGGCCAGCCtagcgccgcgccggcgcgcgccgctCATCGTCAGGGCAGCCCAGAACGAGGATGCCGAGACAAGCAGCGCAGCGGCCAAGCCcaagccggcggcgaggagcccgGGGCTCTGGGACGCACTGGCGTTCAgcgggccggcgccggagcggaTCAATGGGCGGCTGGCGATGGTGGGCTTCGTGTCGGCGCTCGCCGTCGAGGCGGCCCGCGGGGACGGCCTCCTCGCGCAGGCCGGCAACAGCGCCGGGCTCACGTGGTTCGCCTACACCGCCATCGTGCTGTCCGCAGCGTCGCTGGCGCCGCTGCTCCAGGGGGAGAGCGTCGagggcaggagcggcggcttcaTGACCGCCGACGCCGAGCTCTGGAACGGGCGCCTCGCCATGCTCGGGCTCGTCGCGCTCGCGGCCACCGAGTACCTCACCGGCTCGCCCTTCGTCCACGTGTAG
- the LOC117843982 gene encoding low molecular mass early light-inducible protein HV60, chloroplastic, giving the protein MASAASSLASTTTCARAGRFPARFPAACLTLRRHAPLVVGAAQTEDAETSSTAAMPKPAARSPGLWAALAFSGPAPERINGRLAMVGFLSALAVEAARGDGLLTQAGNSSGLTWFAYTTVVLSAVSLAPLLQGESVEGRSGGFMTADVELWNGRLAMLGLVTLAATKYLIGTPFIHA; this is encoded by the coding sequence ATGGCCTCCGCCGCGAGCTCcctcgcctccaccaccacctgcgcGCGCGCTGGCCGCTTCCCCGCCCGGTTTCCGGCGGCCTGCCTCACGCTGCGCCGGCACGCGCCGCTCGTCGTTGGGGCCGCCCAGACCGAGGACGCGGAGACAAGCAGCACGGCCGCCATGCCcaagccggcggcgaggagcccgGGGCTCTGGGCTGCGCTGGCGTTCAGCGGGCCAGCGCCGGAGCGGATCAACGGGCGGCTGGCCATGGTGGGGTTCCTGTCCGCGCTCGCCGTCGAGGCGGCTCGCGGCGACGGCCTCCTCACGCAGGCTGGCAACAGCAGCGGCCTCACGTGGTTCGCGTACACCACCGTCGTGCTGTCCGCGGTGTCGCTGGCGCCGCTGCTCCAAGGGGAGAGCGTCGagggcaggagcggcggcttcaTGACCGCCGACGTCGAGCTCTGGAACGGGCGCCTCGCGATGCTGGGGCTCGTCACGCTTGCGGCCACTAAGTACCTCATCGGCACGCCCTTCATCCACGCGTAA